In Selenomonadales bacterium, the genomic window TTGTTCATTCTTCGCCCTCTTTCGCAAGTATCTTATAAAGAATTTTATAAAGCTGCATTCCTTCCTCGGCGGTAAGGTTTGTGCAACCGGCAACCTTTGCGGGAATGCCCACCGCCTTTTCCTTTAGCACCTCACCACTGTCGGTGAGGAGAACGCTGACCGAGCGTTCGTCCGTCGTGCTTCTTTTGCGCGCAACGAAGCCTTTCGCTTCAAGGCTTTTGAGGACGGGAGTCATCGTTCCCGAATCAAGGAAGAGCTTTTCGCCGAGCGCCTTAACGGTGATCTCCTTCTCTTCCCACATTACCATCATAGTGATGTACT contains:
- a CDS encoding MarR family transcriptional regulator: MSNSKYDALKLENQLCFPLYAAAREVVKQYRPHLDELDITYTQYITMMVMWEEKEITVKALGEKLFLDSGTMTPVLKSLEAKGFVARKRSTTDERSVSVLLTDSGEVLKEKAVGIPAKVAGCTNLTAEEGMQLYKILYKILAKEGEE